The following coding sequences are from one Kosakonia sp. H02 window:
- a CDS encoding lipase family protein yields MEIIGDNTCITSIRPKSKVVYCRGEPHRYWLELQFVDENNNPVSGLNVQLEYHPLASAKEVAMWKKYGNHDYNPTPPPNPPARVTDSQGLVRFDDLYWITVDVKVDGQQLADEMERRPLGLRRNPNSQPVTNNIFRPETRDPSWRTDVQEKAEASGHTHHYVTIGELCDRLPHIEGWDAPEPPKFHFPPGKSLKGTEIAREALEQRHVIEICPFRAWALALHDTKDYDLANGYNLGIMADLVYTAEATNPAIDYFFRQKCQDLSCIPQFAEFPSYFHTLAVDVPFRDHYQAPVYLNTGEGLNGEGDTRLFTVECGTHVLVAWCGTDSLLNVVTDLSFAPKRCLPELAGEGYVHGGFLEAYRLAKRKFGDKLDAINKSLEESGGAKKLFVCGHSLGGALALLYAAEMKSSLPVLYTYGMPRTFTRAAIASLDDITHYRHVNDNDTITQIPPDADLDNAFYETWGPLGDKLGFDWSVTTATGLSMAVRDLAYQSAGLVEKKDPYWHHGSTVIFFRAQQCAMQAASPYQKNLVDGQAYTRHFVATKLFLVPSLNEECLKSTGEHQAAFIQCLDPASLKKTFPQNTNPTLNGIGTDPRSHSMAHRYLPYIHNQVLELADPTRDISRKAMRERFRDEVEKSASGSNPDEVERNREFLALQDMLPVTLNRIRAEETGKNALIRFAEVTDEDVEFSQ; encoded by the coding sequence ATGGAAATTATTGGCGACAACACCTGTATTACCAGCATCAGGCCCAAAAGTAAGGTTGTTTACTGTCGCGGTGAGCCGCATAGATACTGGCTTGAGCTTCAGTTCGTGGATGAGAACAACAATCCGGTTAGCGGGCTGAATGTGCAGCTGGAATACCACCCGCTGGCCTCTGCAAAAGAGGTCGCTATGTGGAAAAAATATGGTAACCACGACTACAACCCCACGCCGCCGCCTAATCCGCCCGCCAGGGTGACTGACAGCCAGGGACTGGTTCGCTTTGATGACCTGTACTGGATTACGGTTGATGTGAAGGTTGACGGCCAGCAGCTGGCTGATGAGATGGAGAGGCGACCGCTGGGACTCCGGCGTAACCCGAACAGCCAGCCGGTGACCAATAATATATTCAGACCGGAAACCCGCGACCCGTCATGGCGCACTGACGTGCAGGAGAAAGCTGAGGCCAGCGGGCATACGCATCACTATGTCACCATCGGGGAACTGTGCGACCGGCTACCACATATTGAGGGCTGGGATGCACCTGAACCGCCGAAATTCCATTTCCCGCCGGGAAAATCGCTGAAAGGCACGGAAATCGCGCGTGAGGCGCTGGAGCAGCGGCATGTGATTGAGATCTGCCCGTTCCGTGCATGGGCGCTGGCCCTGCACGACACAAAAGACTATGACCTCGCCAACGGATATAACCTCGGCATTATGGCCGATCTCGTCTATACAGCAGAGGCGACAAATCCGGCCATCGATTATTTTTTCCGTCAGAAATGCCAGGATCTATCATGTATCCCGCAATTTGCGGAGTTCCCTTCTTACTTTCACACGCTGGCGGTGGATGTACCATTCCGTGACCACTACCAGGCCCCGGTCTACCTGAACACCGGGGAAGGACTGAACGGGGAAGGCGATACCCGACTGTTTACAGTGGAATGTGGTACGCACGTGCTGGTTGCCTGGTGCGGCACCGACAGCCTGCTGAATGTGGTAACCGATTTATCCTTTGCGCCGAAGCGCTGCCTGCCGGAGCTGGCCGGTGAGGGATATGTTCACGGTGGCTTTCTGGAGGCATATCGGCTGGCGAAGCGGAAGTTTGGGGACAAGTTGGATGCTATTAATAAATCTCTGGAAGAGAGTGGTGGAGCGAAAAAACTGTTTGTCTGCGGTCATAGTCTGGGCGGGGCACTGGCGCTGCTGTACGCTGCCGAGATGAAATCCAGCCTGCCGGTACTGTACACCTACGGGATGCCGCGTACCTTCACCCGCGCGGCGATAGCATCACTGGACGACATCACTCATTACCGGCACGTCAACGATAATGACACGATCACGCAGATCCCTCCGGATGCCGATCTCGATAATGCGTTCTACGAGACATGGGGCCCCTTGGGAGACAAGCTGGGGTTCGACTGGTCGGTGACCACGGCAACCGGACTCAGCATGGCGGTACGGGATCTGGCGTATCAGTCGGCGGGTCTTGTGGAGAAAAAAGACCCGTACTGGCACCACGGCAGTACGGTAATATTTTTCCGGGCGCAGCAATGCGCGATGCAGGCCGCCAGTCCGTATCAGAAAAACCTGGTCGACGGGCAGGCCTATACCCGGCATTTTGTGGCCACCAAGCTCTTCCTGGTGCCGTCCCTGAATGAGGAGTGCCTGAAATCCACCGGTGAGCATCAGGCGGCGTTTATCCAGTGTCTGGATCCAGCCAGCCTGAAAAAGACCTTTCCGCAGAATACCAACCCAACGCTGAACGGTATTGGTACCGATCCTCGCAGTCACTCGATGGCACACCGTTACCTGCCGTATATCCATAATCAGGTACTTGAGCTGGCCGATCCGACGCGGGATATAAGCAGAAAAGCGATGCGGGAGAGATTCCGTGACGAGGTGGAGAAAAGTGCATCTGGCAGCAATCCGGATGAGGTCGAGCGTAACCGCGAGTTCCTGGCGCTTCAAGACATGCTGCCGGTGACGCTGAACCGGATACGTGCTGAGGAGACCGGAAAAAATGCCCTGATCCGCTTTGCGGAGGTAACGGATGAAGACGTTGAATTTTCTCAGTAG
- the vapB gene encoding type II toxin-antitoxin system VapB family antitoxin yields the protein MRIVSIFKNGNNRAIRLPRDLDFEGVSELEIVREGDSIILRPVRPTWGSFAQLDKADADFMAEREDVVSDEGRFDL from the coding sequence ATGAGAATTGTATCTATTTTTAAAAACGGCAATAACCGCGCCATCCGTCTGCCGCGCGATCTGGATTTTGAGGGCGTCAGCGAGCTGGAAATCGTCCGGGAAGGGGACAGCATCATCCTGCGCCCGGTCCGGCCGACCTGGGGCTCGTTTGCGCAGCTTGATAAAGCCGACGCGGACTTTATGGCGGAGCGTGAGGACGTTGTCAGCGACGAAGGACGGTTTGACCTGTGA
- a CDS encoding PIN domain-containing protein, which translates to MNKTYMLDTNICSFIMREQPEAVIKRLEQAVLRNNRIVVSAITYAEMRFGAIGKKASPRHAQLVDAFCARLNAVLPWDRAAVDATTGIKASLAAAGTPIGPNDTAIAGHAIAAGAILVTNNVREFARVPGLTLEDWVK; encoded by the coding sequence GTGAACAAGACCTATATGCTCGATACCAACATCTGCTCGTTCATCATGCGTGAGCAGCCGGAAGCCGTAATTAAGCGCCTGGAGCAGGCGGTGCTGCGCAACAACCGGATTGTGGTCTCGGCCATCACCTACGCCGAGATGCGCTTCGGTGCCATCGGCAAGAAAGCATCTCCGCGCCACGCACAGCTGGTTGATGCGTTCTGTGCCCGCCTCAATGCCGTACTGCCCTGGGATCGGGCCGCCGTGGATGCGACAACCGGGATTAAGGCATCCCTGGCCGCAGCCGGGACGCCAATCGGGCCAAACGATACGGCCATTGCCGGACACGCCATTGCAGCCGGCGCGATCCTGGTGACGAATAATGTGAGGGAGTTTGCGCGCGTGCCGGGTCTGACACTTGAAGACTGGGTAAAATAA
- a CDS encoding P-loop NTPase fold protein codes for MTDHPIRYSGPGDRVLDKSVAHPDEDRYGFLHIAGQLAHSINTIGREGSAVIGIEGAWGSGKTSLLNLLRSELDKEKNARTHVLNISPWLDGDDTSPVESLLLPVARIIADEEEKLFPKGKRISLHRKKELTETAKSVLYYSQATARHLAPVAEFAGLIPGIPNAGKALKAFSEAKLKGSRKTTAELRLEIAGKIAALDLSFIVLLDDLDRLEPAQAVEIIRLVKSVADFPRFRYILCYDKAVLAQAIKTGLGVEDGNAYLQKIIQIPFSIPRPESFGLRQQFFDAVVALYESVNNCQPDSGILDDLNTVTDTFGHALRTPREVQLALNALAFRYSGVRDYVYLPDLCFLQLIRITCSALYDWTEQYLTELAIVASGDGSISTNEQEHLKTGLITALSQIRPAPDLLMYRLRELLPGIEGHNAETLKLFCNIRDNDKAIMTAGRRLGSTAYWRYYFAFSAPQNVLPPEYFATLFDLARTPGQDTALAGELIRQINSKGITSRTWYEHILSQLSAPVIKERNFEECAGLLRFFFSYADGVMSIYYERDQWFSWQTLGTEEVVNDLLRRLLELNRPKGMRLLKQLFLQGSAWHWAADYLRDLLWQNGMAGNQAVSAEKRVLSNTEVASLCKFMSRRLRTRQIQNELFRFDRLLRYMYAWREIDSPKIVCRCLRRICKENDGFLNLLLRLRIEVLSTHRGAYRELRIDEVSRLIGLPQAEIRTRLEQQHGREWIVNELKDSVERWP; via the coding sequence ATGACCGACCACCCCATAAGATATTCTGGACCGGGAGACAGGGTACTTGATAAGTCGGTGGCGCATCCGGATGAGGACCGGTACGGATTTCTTCATATCGCGGGACAACTGGCACATTCCATTAATACCATTGGGCGGGAAGGAAGCGCCGTCATTGGTATTGAAGGGGCATGGGGATCCGGAAAAACCAGCCTGCTGAATTTGCTGCGTTCAGAGCTCGATAAGGAAAAAAATGCGCGCACCCATGTTCTGAACATTTCCCCCTGGCTTGATGGTGATGATACCAGCCCGGTGGAATCCCTGCTGTTACCTGTGGCGCGTATCATTGCAGACGAAGAGGAAAAACTGTTCCCGAAGGGGAAACGCATATCCTTGCACAGGAAAAAAGAACTGACCGAGACCGCGAAATCCGTCCTGTATTATTCACAGGCCACCGCCCGACACCTGGCACCCGTGGCGGAATTTGCAGGACTTATTCCGGGTATACCCAATGCGGGTAAAGCTCTTAAAGCCTTCTCTGAGGCGAAGCTCAAGGGCAGCCGGAAAACCACGGCTGAACTACGCCTGGAAATAGCCGGGAAGATTGCGGCTCTCGATCTCAGTTTTATTGTGTTACTGGATGACCTGGATCGTCTCGAACCAGCCCAGGCCGTCGAAATTATTCGTCTGGTCAAATCAGTCGCAGATTTTCCGCGCTTTCGTTATATCCTTTGTTACGACAAGGCAGTGCTGGCTCAGGCGATCAAAACCGGGCTTGGTGTGGAAGACGGTAATGCCTATCTTCAGAAAATAATACAAATCCCTTTCAGTATTCCCCGTCCGGAATCGTTCGGCCTCCGGCAGCAATTCTTTGACGCTGTAGTGGCACTGTACGAATCGGTGAACAACTGCCAGCCTGACAGCGGAATACTGGACGATCTCAATACAGTTACAGATACCTTTGGTCATGCGCTCAGAACGCCCCGCGAAGTGCAGCTGGCCCTGAACGCACTGGCTTTCCGCTATTCCGGAGTAAGGGATTATGTATATCTGCCGGACTTATGCTTTCTTCAGCTTATCCGGATCACATGCAGCGCGCTGTACGACTGGACAGAACAGTACCTGACTGAACTGGCGATTGTGGCATCCGGTGACGGTAGTATCAGTACGAATGAGCAGGAGCATCTCAAAACGGGCTTAATCACTGCTCTTTCTCAGATACGCCCTGCACCAGACCTTCTGATGTACAGACTGCGTGAGCTCCTTCCGGGCATCGAGGGACATAACGCAGAAACGCTGAAACTGTTCTGCAACATCAGAGACAACGATAAGGCCATAATGACCGCCGGGCGTCGGCTCGGCAGTACTGCCTACTGGCGCTACTACTTCGCCTTTTCTGCGCCACAAAACGTTCTGCCACCTGAATATTTTGCCACTCTGTTTGACCTTGCCCGCACTCCTGGTCAGGACACAGCCCTTGCAGGTGAGCTGATCAGGCAAATCAACAGCAAGGGGATCACCTCGCGGACATGGTATGAACACATTCTCAGCCAGTTAAGTGCCCCTGTGATCAAAGAACGTAACTTTGAGGAATGTGCGGGATTGCTGCGGTTTTTTTTCAGTTACGCCGATGGGGTAATGAGTATCTATTATGAACGGGATCAGTGGTTTTCATGGCAAACGCTGGGCACAGAAGAGGTGGTAAATGATCTGCTCCGGCGGTTGCTGGAGCTGAACAGGCCAAAGGGAATGCGCCTGCTAAAACAACTTTTTTTACAGGGAAGCGCCTGGCACTGGGCTGCCGACTATCTGCGCGATCTGCTCTGGCAGAACGGTATGGCCGGAAATCAGGCTGTCTCTGCAGAGAAGCGCGTTCTTTCAAACACCGAGGTGGCATCCCTGTGTAAGTTCATGTCACGTCGCCTCAGGACGCGACAAATCCAGAATGAATTATTCCGGTTCGACAGACTGCTCAGATATATGTATGCCTGGCGAGAAATTGACTCCCCCAAAATTGTTTGTCGCTGTTTGAGGAGGATCTGCAAGGAGAATGATGGTTTTTTAAACCTGTTGCTTCGGCTGCGGATAGAGGTGCTCAGCACCCATCGGGGAGCTTACCGGGAACTGAGAATTGATGAGGTTTCCCGTCTTATCGGGTTGCCTCAGGCGGAAATCAGAACCCGCCTGGAACAACAACATGGCAGGGAATGGATTGTGAATGAACTGAAGGATTCGGTGGAAAGATGGCCCTGA
- a CDS encoding DUF4150 domain-containing protein — MFANCQLMGVDLAFPDVCLTPMPAPTPIPYPDIALGQTAIPNALNILFMGMPAHNMATVTPLTNGDNPGVATGVASGTVMGPSRHLTGAFTVLLKGTPATRLTSVSLQNSTNAIGMRIVPSQFKVLMLAP; from the coding sequence ATGTTTGCCAACTGCCAGTTAATGGGCGTCGATCTTGCGTTCCCGGATGTCTGCCTGACACCCATGCCTGCGCCAACGCCGATCCCTTACCCGGATATCGCGCTGGGGCAGACCGCTATTCCCAATGCGCTCAACATCCTGTTTATGGGCATGCCCGCGCACAATATGGCGACGGTAACGCCGCTGACCAACGGCGATAACCCCGGGGTGGCAACCGGTGTCGCCTCCGGCACCGTAATGGGGCCGTCGCGTCACCTGACCGGCGCGTTCACCGTCCTGCTCAAAGGCACGCCAGCCACGCGCTTAACCAGCGTCAGTCTGCAAAACTCCACCAATGCCATTGGCATGCGCATTGTCCCGAGCCAGTTCAAGGTGCTGATGCTGGCGCCATAA
- a CDS encoding DUF3540 domain-containing protein, which translates to MNNINHQLIKAAIPGGQFSAHVTHCFDDGSLMVESEGRGWHCRRAVSCVIAPQPGDTVLISTVDNQMWLLAVLERLNPNAAELSVPGDLHITSQGALSLSSEALNINAAKGDCHINDMNYSGEKISAWVSLSRIVGKRAESVWQTVTQISQQLFRTTRQIEHVRAGQLDMKAEDYLRLHAHNTVITSKAITKVDSEQIHMG; encoded by the coding sequence ATGAACAACATCAACCACCAGTTGATTAAGGCCGCGATCCCAGGCGGGCAATTCTCAGCACACGTGACCCACTGTTTTGATGACGGCAGCCTGATGGTCGAGAGCGAAGGGCGCGGCTGGCACTGTCGGCGGGCAGTAAGCTGCGTGATTGCGCCGCAACCGGGCGATACCGTATTAATCAGCACCGTTGATAATCAGATGTGGCTGCTCGCCGTGCTCGAGCGCCTCAACCCGAATGCCGCTGAACTGAGCGTACCGGGCGATTTGCATATCACAAGCCAGGGCGCGTTAAGCCTGAGCAGTGAAGCGCTGAATATCAATGCCGCGAAAGGGGATTGCCATATTAACGACATGAATTACAGCGGCGAGAAAATTTCCGCCTGGGTCTCGCTGTCGCGCATTGTGGGTAAGCGCGCGGAATCGGTCTGGCAGACGGTCACGCAAATCAGCCAGCAGCTTTTTCGTACCACGCGCCAGATCGAACACGTTCGCGCCGGTCAGCTTGATATGAAAGCGGAAGATTACCTGCGCCTGCATGCGCACAATACGGTGATCACCTCGAAGGCAATCACCAAAGTTGATTCTGAACAGATTCATATGGGTTAA
- a CDS encoding pentapeptide repeat-containing protein has protein sequence MSALTAAELQQKVKCGEAIMELNLDGIDLQGCDLSGGIFQEVSLQGANLQGANLKESVFTECVFSRADLGGTQLDETVFNQCDMSGINASGATLNRCVFNDCILANSDFSRSNSDSSQFMRCSLTDSLFTGSALERSTFYESPLDGAKLDNCRNLMTTWFGIDLRNTDMQGSQFERAVFFNCDQRGKSYAQQQFTGCQFTDNQLDGVDFTGAQLTQCNFKGASLKQAQLRNVNATQALFMQADLSGANAQSSAFDQAIFVGATLHQASFKQSRFFQSILQQVTAQQAEFTLCDLTYADFSAADVREADFRGAAFSRTRFHRARQDNTRFADRKGILEYDEELLAAEAWSAERHSRIYGDPV, from the coding sequence ATGAGCGCGTTAACCGCGGCAGAGCTGCAACAGAAAGTCAAATGCGGCGAAGCCATTATGGAACTCAACCTGGACGGTATCGATCTGCAAGGATGCGATCTTTCCGGCGGCATCTTCCAGGAAGTCTCGTTGCAAGGGGCAAATCTTCAGGGCGCAAACCTGAAGGAGAGTGTTTTTACTGAATGCGTATTCAGCCGCGCGGATCTGGGCGGCACGCAACTGGACGAGACGGTGTTTAACCAGTGCGACATGTCGGGCATAAACGCCAGCGGTGCGACATTAAATCGCTGTGTGTTTAATGACTGCATCCTGGCGAACAGCGATTTTTCCCGTTCAAACAGCGACTCCAGCCAGTTTATGCGCTGCTCGTTGACGGACAGCCTTTTTACCGGCTCGGCGCTTGAACGTTCAACCTTCTATGAAAGCCCGCTTGATGGCGCAAAACTGGATAACTGCCGCAACCTGATGACCACCTGGTTTGGTATCGATCTGCGTAATACCGATATGCAGGGTAGCCAGTTTGAGCGGGCGGTTTTTTTTAACTGCGATCAGCGCGGGAAAAGTTATGCGCAGCAGCAGTTTACCGGCTGCCAGTTCACCGATAACCAACTTGATGGCGTGGATTTTACCGGTGCGCAGCTTACCCAGTGCAATTTTAAAGGCGCGTCGCTAAAGCAAGCGCAGTTGCGCAATGTTAACGCTACGCAGGCGCTGTTTATGCAAGCCGACCTGAGCGGCGCGAATGCGCAAAGTAGCGCGTTTGATCAGGCGATTTTTGTCGGGGCGACACTCCATCAGGCGAGCTTCAAACAAAGCCGCTTTTTCCAGAGCATCCTGCAACAGGTCACAGCGCAGCAGGCGGAATTCACCCTCTGCGATTTGACCTATGCTGATTTTTCCGCCGCCGATGTGCGTGAAGCCGATTTTCGCGGCGCAGCGTTTTCGCGCACGCGCTTTCACCGCGCCCGGCAGGACAATACACGCTTTGCCGATCGCAAAGGCATTCTCGAATACGACGAAGAGTTACTGGCGGCGGAAGCCTGGAGCGCCGAACGCCACAGCCGAATCTACGGAGACCCAGTATGA
- a CDS encoding DUF2169 domain-containing protein: MKIIKPLRLSVLNRPFRLQGQNHLGVSVMALADMSASPQLRPEVELWQLAASELQTSGGVLDMAIPKARAEFLATGYAYTQHHQDKTTCAVRIEVENLTKTLAVTGDRYWAGSRPTAPQPFEQMRLDWSRAFGGEGYEENPHGIGAVVESHNGTQFRRLPNIEALQQRVVSPRMKPEPASFGPLDLFWPRRFRRMGKNYDARWLQNDFPGFAPDIDWRVFNAASPDQWWEERDALPPQAAWRIWNMHPQKAVQEGTLPPWQARCFIQRQRGDEILFEEIVLRATTVWFFPHLEQMVLIWQGNQRINEDDAADVLHLMPALEKSGASRSVNHYRKVLQQRLDKEKGALFAFREKDLVPEDVIGSWIDNEVQENYSPMRENQNTRALQLREQHRAMLEAQGSDVSELLKESDETALPKLDDLPEFIEEMERKAAQMQQQAEARKAEMDARYPDAASDENRPRGPESMHRMQDLLERNASQMSEKKLAQSREALHQMYLMSAAQQPPAIKLTGDIALIIRQRAERTMAQGGDFSGLDLTGADFSGMDLRGANFHNALLECANLSGCQLDGANFTQAMLARADLHNASLRDCRLDNASLALAQGKQTDFHGAQLTETEMTGAMFDACDFSHARISNLLLRETGFSQCVFQHTTLDNCVFMELTLPQPDFSHAVMTKTSFIQCELLSATFAHAQLDGCSWVESELENAVFASATLITCAVASGGTLAGADFSGAQLKQSNLRQAVLTGSRFTRAKLDNSDLSEAQCVNADFSGATLTGSLFIRTDFRHVRFNEANLMGAMLQKSRLEGADLSYANLFRADLSQSITSEATQFQGAYTKRVKTLPKRDGEVI; this comes from the coding sequence ATGAAGATTATCAAACCGCTGCGGCTGAGCGTGTTAAACCGCCCATTTCGCTTGCAGGGGCAAAACCATCTGGGTGTTTCCGTAATGGCGCTTGCCGATATGAGCGCCTCGCCACAACTGCGGCCCGAAGTCGAACTGTGGCAACTGGCCGCCAGTGAACTGCAAACCAGCGGTGGCGTGCTGGATATGGCCATCCCCAAAGCGCGTGCAGAATTCCTCGCGACCGGCTACGCCTACACGCAGCATCATCAGGACAAAACCACCTGCGCGGTGCGCATCGAAGTCGAAAACCTGACTAAAACCCTGGCAGTCACCGGCGATCGCTATTGGGCGGGTTCCCGGCCAACGGCACCGCAGCCGTTTGAGCAAATGCGCCTCGACTGGAGCCGGGCGTTTGGCGGTGAAGGGTATGAAGAGAACCCGCACGGGATCGGGGCGGTGGTGGAAAGCCACAACGGCACGCAGTTTCGCCGCCTGCCCAATATCGAAGCGTTGCAACAGCGCGTGGTATCCCCGCGTATGAAGCCGGAGCCCGCCAGCTTTGGCCCACTGGATTTATTCTGGCCGCGCCGGTTCCGTCGGATGGGCAAAAACTATGACGCCCGCTGGTTGCAAAACGATTTTCCCGGCTTCGCACCCGATATTGACTGGCGCGTGTTTAACGCCGCCAGCCCCGACCAATGGTGGGAAGAACGGGATGCATTGCCACCGCAGGCCGCCTGGCGCATCTGGAATATGCACCCGCAAAAAGCTGTGCAGGAAGGAACGTTGCCGCCGTGGCAGGCGCGTTGTTTTATCCAGCGCCAGCGTGGTGATGAGATCCTGTTTGAAGAGATTGTCCTGCGCGCCACCACCGTGTGGTTTTTCCCGCACCTTGAGCAGATGGTGCTCATCTGGCAGGGCAACCAGCGTATCAATGAAGATGATGCCGCCGACGTGCTGCACCTGATGCCCGCGCTGGAAAAGAGCGGCGCATCGCGCTCCGTTAATCACTACCGCAAAGTGCTCCAGCAGCGTCTCGACAAAGAGAAGGGCGCACTGTTTGCTTTTCGCGAAAAAGATCTGGTGCCGGAAGACGTTATCGGTTCGTGGATCGATAACGAGGTGCAGGAAAATTACAGCCCGATGCGTGAAAACCAGAACACCCGCGCACTGCAACTGCGTGAGCAGCACCGCGCGATGCTGGAAGCGCAGGGCAGTGATGTCAGTGAATTACTGAAAGAGAGTGACGAGACCGCGCTGCCGAAACTGGACGACCTGCCTGAGTTCATTGAAGAGATGGAACGTAAAGCAGCACAGATGCAGCAGCAGGCCGAGGCGCGCAAAGCGGAAATGGACGCGCGCTACCCGGACGCCGCAAGCGATGAAAACCGCCCGCGCGGGCCGGAATCGATGCATCGTATGCAGGATCTGCTTGAACGCAACGCCTCGCAGATGAGCGAGAAAAAACTGGCGCAAAGCCGGGAAGCACTGCATCAGATGTACCTGATGTCTGCCGCGCAGCAACCGCCCGCCATCAAACTCACCGGTGATATCGCGCTGATTATCCGCCAACGCGCCGAACGCACCATGGCGCAGGGCGGCGATTTTAGCGGCCTCGATCTCACCGGCGCGGATTTCTCCGGCATGGATCTGCGCGGCGCAAACTTCCACAACGCCTTGCTGGAGTGTGCCAACCTCAGCGGTTGCCAGCTTGATGGCGCGAACTTCACCCAGGCCATGCTGGCGCGCGCCGATTTACACAATGCTTCGCTGCGCGATTGCCGCCTGGATAATGCCAGCCTGGCACTGGCGCAAGGCAAGCAGACAGATTTTCACGGCGCGCAATTGACGGAAACGGAAATGACCGGCGCGATGTTCGATGCCTGCGATTTCAGCCATGCCCGCATCAGCAACCTGCTGCTGCGTGAGACGGGGTTCAGCCAGTGCGTGTTTCAACACACGACGCTGGATAACTGCGTCTTTATGGAGCTGACGCTGCCGCAACCGGATTTCAGCCATGCGGTGATGACGAAAACCAGCTTTATCCAATGCGAACTACTCAGCGCCACCTTTGCCCATGCGCAGCTGGATGGCTGCTCGTGGGTAGAAAGCGAGCTTGAAAATGCGGTGTTTGCCAGCGCGACGCTTATCACCTGCGCCGTGGCGTCGGGCGGCACGCTTGCTGGCGCGGATTTCAGCGGCGCACAGCTTAAACAGAGCAATTTGCGCCAGGCGGTATTGACCGGTTCTCGCTTTACGCGAGCGAAGCTCGATAACAGCGATCTCAGCGAAGCGCAGTGCGTAAACGCCGACTTCAGCGGGGCCACACTGACTGGCAGCCTGTTTATCCGCACCGATTTTCGCCACGTGCGTTTTAATGAGGCCAACCTGATGGGCGCAATGTTGCAAAAAAGCCGCCTCGAAGGCGCGGATCTCAGCTATGCGAACCTGTTTCGTGCCGATTTGTCGCAATCGATCACCAGTGAGGCGACACAATTTCAGGGCGCTTATACCAAACGGGTGAAAACCCTGCCGAAGCGTGATGGAGAGGTGATATGA
- a CDS encoding DUF3592 domain-containing protein, producing MFNSPFITIAFIVLACVGVFVFCYQTGVNYEKFKKEGIRTEAIIVSKEKIGASGTGNTKFRMVVKFETKDGIVTTTTKRFFTPEDLIKIMRNNTVFLYYLPNDPQQILLMPSEME from the coding sequence TTGTTTAATTCCCCATTTATTACGATCGCTTTTATCGTACTTGCGTGTGTTGGTGTATTTGTTTTTTGTTATCAGACAGGGGTAAATTATGAAAAATTTAAAAAGGAAGGGATCAGAACGGAAGCAATAATAGTAAGCAAAGAAAAAATTGGCGCTTCAGGAACAGGGAATACAAAATTCCGTATGGTTGTTAAGTTTGAAACTAAAGATGGAATAGTGACTACTACGACTAAAAGATTTTTTACACCTGAAGATCTAATAAAAATCATGAGAAATAATACGGTTTTTCTTTATTATCTTCCTAATGATCCGCAACAAATCCTGCTTATGCCCAGTGAGATGGAATAA